Proteins co-encoded in one Kribbella solani genomic window:
- a CDS encoding AMP-binding protein, which yields MRLVDYLDKGASLGPDAACLTTDGETLTYAEVQQLSYRIAGALAATGVRPGGKVAILSANDPVAFSCVFGISRAGAIWCPINPRNEAAENRELLDQFDCEVLIYQAAFAPLVDRIRDSLPKVHTFVCLDGEPSSSGPNPHPAGRRTVGWDAFRGGASQPTPDLTDPDDLAMIVGTGGTTGRPKGVMLSNSNLETMTALTLMGYPFGTRPVYLALAPLTHAAGVLCFPVLASGGEIVIMRSPDVHTFLELIPRHGVTHTFLPPTLIYMVLAAPELDSTDLSSLRCFWYGAAPMSVARLEEALHRIGPVMAQLFGQTEAPMMISALPPAAHFDASGNVASARLSSAGRPSPLVTVAIMGADGVLLPPGERGEIVVRGSLVMRGYYRDPDATAAASAYGWHHTGDIGYLDDDNYLYIVDRAKDMIITGGFNVYSTEVEQALMAHEAVRDCAVVGQPDDKWGERVVAVVQLQPGSVVEPDELIAFTKARLGSVKAPKEVLVWPDLPRSKVGKVVKPEIKARLAALP from the coding sequence GTGCGACTGGTCGACTACCTCGACAAGGGTGCATCACTCGGCCCGGACGCCGCGTGTCTGACGACGGACGGCGAGACGCTGACGTACGCCGAAGTGCAGCAGCTGTCGTACCGAATCGCCGGTGCGCTGGCAGCAACCGGCGTACGCCCTGGTGGGAAGGTCGCGATCCTGTCCGCGAACGACCCGGTGGCGTTCAGCTGCGTGTTCGGCATCAGCCGGGCCGGTGCGATCTGGTGCCCGATCAACCCACGCAACGAGGCCGCGGAGAACCGTGAACTGCTCGACCAGTTCGACTGTGAAGTACTGATCTACCAGGCGGCGTTCGCGCCGCTGGTGGACCGCATCCGGGACTCGCTGCCGAAGGTACACACGTTCGTGTGCCTCGACGGCGAGCCCAGTAGCTCCGGCCCCAACCCCCACCCTGCTGGCCGGAGAACCGTCGGCTGGGACGCGTTCCGCGGGGGCGCGTCCCAGCCGACACCTGACCTGACCGACCCGGACGACCTGGCGATGATCGTCGGTACCGGCGGCACTACCGGTCGCCCGAAGGGAGTGATGCTCAGCAACAGCAACCTGGAGACGATGACCGCGCTGACCCTGATGGGGTACCCGTTCGGCACCCGGCCGGTCTACCTGGCACTGGCGCCGCTGACTCACGCGGCAGGCGTGCTGTGCTTCCCAGTCCTCGCCTCCGGCGGAGAGATCGTCATCATGCGCTCTCCGGACGTACACACGTTCCTGGAGCTCATACCGCGACACGGCGTGACGCACACGTTCCTACCGCCCACGCTGATCTACATGGTGCTGGCAGCGCCCGAGCTGGACTCCACTGACCTGTCGTCGTTGCGGTGCTTCTGGTACGGCGCCGCGCCGATGTCAGTCGCGCGACTGGAAGAAGCACTGCACCGGATCGGACCGGTGATGGCACAGCTGTTCGGTCAGACCGAGGCACCGATGATGATCTCCGCACTTCCGCCGGCCGCACACTTCGATGCCAGTGGCAACGTCGCATCCGCTCGGCTGTCCTCCGCCGGACGCCCGTCCCCGCTGGTCACGGTGGCGATCATGGGCGCCGACGGCGTACTGCTCCCGCCCGGCGAACGTGGCGAGATCGTCGTCCGCGGTTCGCTGGTGATGCGCGGGTACTACCGCGATCCGGATGCCACCGCGGCCGCGTCGGCGTACGGCTGGCATCACACCGGCGACATCGGCTACCTGGACGACGACAACTACCTGTACATCGTCGACCGGGCAAAGGACATGATCATCACCGGCGGCTTCAACGTGTACTCGACGGAGGTGGAGCAGGCGCTGATGGCCCACGAGGCCGTACGGGACTGTGCGGTGGTCGGTCAGCCGGACGACAAGTGGGGCGAGCGAGTCGTCGCGGTAGTGCAGCTGCAGCCGGGCAGTGTGGTCGAGCCGGACGAGCTGATCGCGTTCACCAAGGCACGGCTCGGCAGTGTGAAGGCGCCCAAGGAGGTGCTCGTCTGGCCCGATCTGCCACGGTCCAAGGTCGGCAAGGTGGTCAAGCCGGAGATCAAGGCCCGACTTGCTGCTCTGCCTTGA
- a CDS encoding ATP-dependent DNA helicase, whose product MPAVQLRTTADLCDLLGIPFSDQQLAAITAPLAPGVIVAGAGSGKTTAMAARVVWLICTGQVKPEEVLGLTFTKKAANELDVRIREDLTKAGVLGSTLPPDQNPILAAHLRSNIPNWEPEEPGEPVVSTYHAFAGTLIAEHGLRLGLEPDSRVLADATRFQLAGRVVRRSAGPIRFASHHVPTLVNSLLSLDGELADHLLRPDDIREHDDAVRQEVAAARKQTVEVRKLAETALKRGEILQLVEEYQAYKGDRGVVDFADQMALGARLAEECPEVAGVERARYRVVLLDEYQDTSVSQRRMLTALFAGPDVAHGRGHPVTAVGDPCQAIYGWRGASVANLDEFPEHFPQADGRPAQRYVLSVNRRCGSRILAAANQHAAELYEQHPGVIPLEAPENAPEGAITVGLFETRSQEIEWVADAIVAAHRTRNRRWKDIGILMRTNVDLSAVHEALIARKVPVEVVGLGGLLALPEVVDVVATLQAVNDLTANAAMLRILTGPRYRIGHRDLALLANRARLLADAGARPAADDLVAALDAAVAGMDSTEVISLAEAVDDPGPGEYAPEALVRFKELSVELRELRGHASEPLLDLVRRVISTIGLDVELTATPDHVEAGRRDHLAAFLDAVGNFVSTESDGSLDGLLAYLAAEEEYAAGLDLAVPSEADSVKLLTTHRSKGLEWPVVFVPTLVSKVFPSDRGRDKWTTNAKVLPWPLRGDADTLPDIHDLTNAGLKAFADECKDVNALEERRLGYVAFTRAKDLLVATGHWWGPTQKRPRGPSAYLETLKKHAGERVIEWAEQPELTAENPELAEQTQAPWPTPYDVDSYRRRLESATLVQQARAEGPSVEAEDSLLLDEQATVARWDSELERLLSEARESRSRKAYEVALPAALSATQVMRLAKDPDGLAAELARPMPRKPNRAARFGTRFHAWVESYFGQQLLLDPDDLPGAADEDIVDDRDLTELMDAFRDGPFGETTPYEIEAPFALSLAGRVIRGRIDAVYQVVRPDGSRGYDVIDWKTTRGETADPLQLAIYRVAWSELTNIPLENITAAFYYVRTGEITRPPNLPAKPELTQLLNG is encoded by the coding sequence ATGCCTGCCGTACAGCTGCGGACGACGGCCGACCTGTGTGACCTGCTCGGCATTCCGTTCAGTGATCAGCAGTTGGCCGCCATCACCGCGCCGCTCGCGCCCGGTGTGATCGTCGCCGGCGCCGGGTCGGGGAAGACGACCGCGATGGCGGCGCGGGTGGTGTGGCTGATCTGCACCGGGCAGGTGAAGCCGGAAGAGGTGCTCGGGCTGACCTTCACGAAGAAGGCGGCGAACGAGCTCGACGTTCGGATCCGCGAAGATCTGACCAAGGCCGGCGTGCTCGGATCGACGCTGCCACCGGACCAGAACCCGATCCTCGCCGCGCACCTGCGCAGCAACATCCCGAACTGGGAGCCCGAAGAACCGGGCGAGCCGGTCGTGTCCACGTACCACGCGTTCGCCGGCACGCTGATCGCCGAACACGGCCTGCGGCTCGGCCTCGAACCGGACTCGCGTGTCCTTGCCGACGCGACCCGGTTCCAGCTCGCCGGGCGGGTGGTCCGACGATCCGCTGGGCCGATCCGATTCGCGTCCCATCACGTACCCACCCTGGTCAACAGTCTGCTGTCACTCGACGGCGAGCTCGCGGACCATCTGCTCCGGCCGGACGATATCCGGGAGCACGATGACGCCGTACGCCAGGAGGTCGCGGCGGCACGCAAACAAACGGTCGAGGTACGCAAGCTCGCCGAGACCGCGCTGAAGCGGGGCGAGATCCTGCAGCTGGTCGAGGAGTACCAGGCGTACAAGGGTGATCGTGGGGTGGTCGACTTCGCTGACCAGATGGCGCTCGGCGCGCGGCTCGCGGAGGAGTGTCCCGAGGTCGCGGGCGTGGAGCGAGCGCGGTACAGGGTCGTGCTGCTCGACGAGTACCAGGACACCTCGGTGTCGCAACGGCGGATGCTGACCGCGCTGTTCGCGGGGCCGGACGTCGCGCACGGTCGCGGGCACCCGGTCACGGCGGTCGGCGATCCCTGCCAGGCGATCTACGGCTGGCGCGGCGCCTCGGTCGCGAACCTGGACGAGTTCCCGGAGCATTTTCCCCAGGCGGACGGGCGGCCGGCGCAGCGGTATGTACTGAGCGTGAACCGGCGTTGCGGCAGCCGAATCCTGGCCGCGGCGAACCAGCACGCGGCCGAGTTGTACGAGCAGCATCCCGGCGTGATTCCGCTGGAGGCGCCGGAGAACGCGCCCGAGGGAGCGATCACGGTCGGGCTGTTCGAGACGCGATCGCAGGAGATCGAGTGGGTCGCCGACGCGATCGTCGCCGCGCACCGCACCCGGAACCGCCGGTGGAAGGACATCGGCATCCTGATGCGTACGAACGTCGACCTCAGCGCGGTGCACGAAGCGCTGATCGCGCGCAAGGTGCCGGTCGAGGTGGTCGGGCTCGGCGGTCTGCTCGCGCTGCCGGAAGTCGTCGACGTGGTCGCGACGCTGCAGGCCGTCAACGACCTGACCGCGAACGCGGCGATGCTGCGTATCCTGACCGGCCCGCGGTACCGGATCGGCCATCGTGACCTCGCGCTGCTGGCGAACCGGGCCCGGCTGCTCGCCGACGCCGGCGCGCGCCCGGCCGCCGACGACCTGGTCGCCGCGCTGGACGCGGCGGTGGCGGGGATGGACTCGACCGAGGTGATTTCGCTCGCCGAAGCCGTCGACGACCCCGGGCCGGGGGAGTACGCGCCGGAGGCACTGGTCCGGTTCAAGGAACTGTCGGTCGAGCTGCGGGAACTGCGCGGGCATGCCAGTGAGCCGCTGCTCGACCTGGTCCGGCGGGTGATCAGCACGATCGGGCTGGACGTCGAGCTGACCGCGACCCCGGACCATGTCGAGGCCGGCCGGCGCGATCATCTCGCCGCGTTCCTCGATGCCGTCGGCAACTTCGTGTCGACCGAGTCGGATGGTTCGCTTGACGGGTTGCTGGCGTATCTGGCTGCCGAGGAGGAGTACGCGGCCGGGCTTGATCTTGCCGTGCCGAGCGAGGCGGACTCGGTGAAGCTGCTCACCACACACCGGTCGAAAGGGCTCGAGTGGCCGGTTGTTTTCGTGCCGACGCTGGTGTCGAAGGTGTTTCCGTCCGATCGGGGGCGGGACAAGTGGACCACCAACGCCAAGGTGCTGCCGTGGCCGCTGCGCGGTGACGCGGACACGTTGCCGGACATTCACGACCTGACGAACGCCGGGCTGAAGGCGTTCGCCGACGAGTGCAAGGACGTGAACGCGCTGGAGGAGCGGCGGCTCGGGTATGTCGCGTTCACCCGGGCGAAGGACCTACTCGTCGCGACCGGGCATTGGTGGGGCCCGACCCAGAAGCGCCCGCGCGGCCCGTCCGCGTACCTGGAGACGTTGAAGAAACACGCCGGTGAGCGGGTCATCGAGTGGGCCGAACAGCCGGAGCTGACCGCGGAGAACCCCGAGCTCGCCGAGCAGACACAGGCGCCGTGGCCGACGCCGTACGACGTCGATTCGTACCGGCGGCGGCTGGAGTCGGCCACGCTCGTGCAGCAGGCGCGGGCCGAGGGGCCGTCGGTCGAGGCGGAGGATTCGCTGCTGCTGGACGAGCAGGCGACGGTCGCGCGGTGGGACTCCGAGCTGGAACGATTGTTGTCTGAGGCAAGGGAAAGCCGGAGCCGGAAGGCGTACGAGGTGGCGCTGCCGGCCGCGCTGTCCGCGACCCAGGTGATGCGGCTGGCGAAGGACCCGGACGGTCTGGCCGCCGAGCTGGCCCGGCCGATGCCGCGCAAACCCAACCGGGCGGCGCGATTCGGGACCCGGTTCCACGCGTGGGTGGAGAGCTACTTCGGTCAGCAGCTGCTGCTCGATCCCGATGATCTGCCCGGCGCCGCGGACGAGGACATCGTCGACGACCGAGACCTGACCGAACTGATGGACGCGTTCCGGGACGGGCCGTTCGGCGAAACGACCCCGTACGAGATCGAGGCGCCGTTCGCGCTGTCCCTGGCCGGCCGGGTGATCCGCGGCCGCATCGACGCCGTGTACCAGGTCGTCCGCCCCGACGGCTCCCGCGGCTACGACGTGATCGACTGGAAAACCACCCGCGGCGAAACCGCCGACCCCCTCCAACTCGCCATCTACCGAGTCGCCTGGTCCGAACTCACCAACATCCCCCTCGAAAACATCACCGCCGCCTTCTACTACGTCCGCACCGGCGAAATCACCCGCCCCCCAAACCTCCCCGCCAAACCAGAACTAACCCAACTACTCAACGGCTGA
- a CDS encoding GNAT family N-acetyltransferase, whose product MTRALPEPTYRWFAPGIGTLGLRPFDLTTDVTTLHGWVTQPYARYWGLLTATVADVHAEYLRIERSTHHHAFLGEHNGRPAFLMERYDPAYDAVGQVYDVAPGDVGMHVLAGPPVTPIAGFTGAVFETIMNSLFGDPLTDRIVVEPDVRNLKIQALNERMGFRKHSIVDLPDKQAWLSFCTRDQYADATRMGEVG is encoded by the coding sequence ATGACCAGAGCACTGCCCGAGCCGACGTACCGGTGGTTCGCCCCCGGAATCGGCACCCTCGGCCTGCGGCCGTTCGATCTGACGACGGACGTGACCACGCTGCACGGCTGGGTTACCCAGCCGTACGCGCGGTACTGGGGTCTCCTGACCGCCACCGTCGCCGACGTGCACGCGGAGTACCTGCGGATCGAGCGCAGTACGCATCACCACGCCTTCCTCGGCGAGCACAACGGGCGGCCGGCGTTCCTGATGGAGCGCTACGACCCGGCGTACGACGCGGTCGGCCAGGTGTACGACGTGGCGCCGGGCGACGTCGGCATGCATGTACTGGCCGGACCACCGGTGACGCCGATCGCCGGGTTCACCGGAGCCGTCTTCGAGACGATCATGAACAGCCTGTTCGGCGATCCGCTGACCGACCGGATCGTGGTCGAGCCGGACGTCCGCAATCTGAAGATCCAGGCACTGAACGAGCGGATGGGATTCCGCAAGCACAGCATCGTGGACCTGCCGGACAAGCAGGCCTGGCTGAGTTTCTGCACCCGCGACCAGTACGCCGACGCGACCCGGATGGGCGAGGTGGGCTGA
- a CDS encoding GOLPH3/VPS74 family protein produces MLIAEDLLLLLYDDETGKPVTGSPGLDYALAGAVLIELTVQRKLDITTAGSGEKPGRLKVLDGSPTGDPILDERLSLIVNKPGKKPKDQIGQLSKRLRDQLLVRLAERGVLEQDQGKVLGLFPVTRWPAKDARHELEVRAQLENVLKVGTTPDERTGALIALLSALNVVPKVITGAVDKKALKRRAKEIAESDWAAEAVKKAVTEMQAAVTAAIMVSTTAAATSAST; encoded by the coding sequence ATGCTGATCGCCGAGGACCTCCTGCTGCTTCTGTACGACGACGAGACGGGCAAGCCGGTCACAGGGTCGCCTGGTCTCGACTACGCGCTCGCCGGCGCCGTACTGATCGAGCTGACGGTGCAGCGGAAGCTGGACATCACCACTGCCGGCAGTGGTGAGAAGCCGGGACGCCTGAAGGTGCTGGACGGCTCGCCCACCGGTGATCCGATCCTGGACGAGCGGTTGTCGCTGATCGTCAACAAGCCCGGCAAGAAGCCGAAGGACCAGATCGGTCAGCTCTCCAAGCGCCTGCGTGACCAGTTGCTCGTACGGCTCGCGGAGCGCGGCGTGCTGGAGCAGGACCAAGGCAAGGTACTTGGACTGTTCCCGGTGACCCGCTGGCCGGCCAAGGACGCGCGGCACGAGCTGGAGGTGCGGGCGCAACTGGAGAACGTGCTGAAGGTCGGTACGACGCCGGACGAGCGTACTGGTGCACTGATCGCGCTCCTGAGTGCACTGAACGTTGTGCCGAAGGTTATTACCGGAGCGGTGGACAAGAAGGCGCTGAAGCGGCGTGCGAAGGAGATCGCGGAGTCGGACTGGGCTGCCGAAGCAGTCAAGAAGGCAGTGACCGAGATGCAGGCCGCTGTCACCGCGGCCATTATGGTGTCGACAACGGCCGCCGCAACCTCAGCCAGCACCTAG
- a CDS encoding IucA/IucC family protein: MIEHLNPEVWTVANQALVRKALAEFSHERILEPVADGNGYRVGRYRFDARRYPLNHWQIGAVTRDDGASVDALEFITEFHDQLGIGAEMLPVYLEEVSSTLASAAYKLSKPDLTAAELVTADFQTVEAAMTEGHPCFVANNGRLGFGVADYRAYAPETGAAVRLTWIATRRDRTTISHSSTLTYESLLRSELGARTLERFAAEIVAVGADPAEYVYLPVHPWQWENKTSITFAADIAQRHIVLVGSSDDEYQPQQSIRTFFNRSDPARCYVKTALSVLNMGFMRGLSPSYMAATPAINDWVYSVVENDVVLKRYGFSVLREIAAAGYHNRYYENATDKTSPYRKMLSALWRESPVPQLESGERLATMASLLHVDRHGASLAASLVRASGLAPADWLRAYVDAYLIPLLHCFYAYELVYMPHGENLILVLRDAIPIRVIMKDLAEEIAVLSPATALPAEAERVRAEVPDDEKLLSIFTDVFDCIFRFLSPLLDQEGLLTPEQFWDVVSTAIRDYQTATPELAEAFAKYDIFAPEFALSCLNRLQLRNNQQMVDLTDVAGSLQFVGTLENPLHLG; encoded by the coding sequence ATGATCGAGCATCTGAACCCGGAAGTCTGGACGGTCGCCAACCAGGCGCTGGTACGGAAGGCGCTGGCCGAGTTCAGCCACGAGCGCATTCTCGAACCAGTTGCTGATGGCAATGGTTATCGGGTTGGCCGGTACCGCTTCGACGCCCGGCGCTATCCGTTGAACCATTGGCAGATCGGCGCCGTGACCCGCGACGACGGTGCGTCGGTGGACGCGCTGGAGTTCATCACCGAGTTTCATGACCAGCTCGGGATCGGCGCCGAGATGCTGCCGGTGTACCTGGAGGAGGTCAGCAGTACGCTCGCCTCCGCCGCGTACAAACTGTCGAAACCTGACCTGACCGCGGCCGAGTTGGTCACGGCGGACTTCCAGACCGTCGAGGCCGCGATGACCGAAGGGCATCCCTGCTTCGTCGCGAACAACGGGCGGCTCGGGTTCGGCGTCGCGGACTACCGGGCGTACGCACCGGAGACCGGCGCGGCGGTCCGGCTGACCTGGATCGCGACCCGGCGGGACCGGACCACGATCTCGCACAGCAGCACTCTTACGTATGAATCGTTGCTGCGGTCGGAGCTCGGCGCTCGGACGCTGGAGCGGTTCGCCGCGGAGATCGTTGCCGTGGGCGCCGACCCGGCGGAGTACGTGTATCTGCCGGTGCATCCGTGGCAGTGGGAGAACAAGACGTCGATCACGTTCGCCGCGGACATCGCCCAGCGGCACATCGTTCTGGTCGGCTCGAGCGATGACGAGTACCAGCCGCAGCAGTCGATCCGGACGTTCTTCAACCGGTCGGACCCGGCGCGCTGCTACGTGAAGACGGCGCTTTCGGTGCTGAACATGGGGTTCATGCGCGGGCTGTCCCCGTCGTACATGGCGGCGACGCCGGCGATCAACGACTGGGTCTACTCGGTGGTCGAGAACGACGTGGTGCTGAAGCGATACGGGTTCTCCGTACTGCGGGAGATCGCGGCGGCCGGGTACCACAACCGGTACTACGAGAACGCCACCGACAAGACGTCGCCGTACCGGAAGATGCTGTCGGCGTTGTGGCGGGAGAGTCCCGTACCGCAACTGGAGTCCGGCGAACGGCTGGCGACGATGGCGTCGCTGCTGCACGTGGATCGGCACGGCGCATCGCTGGCGGCTTCGCTGGTACGGGCGTCCGGGCTGGCGCCGGCCGATTGGCTGCGGGCGTACGTGGACGCCTACCTGATCCCCTTGCTGCACTGCTTCTACGCGTACGAACTGGTGTACATGCCGCACGGCGAGAACCTCATCCTGGTACTGCGGGATGCGATTCCGATCCGCGTGATCATGAAGGACCTGGCCGAGGAGATCGCGGTACTCAGCCCGGCGACCGCACTGCCGGCGGAGGCCGAGCGGGTACGCGCCGAGGTGCCCGACGACGAGAAGCTGCTTTCGATCTTCACCGATGTGTTCGACTGCATCTTCCGGTTCCTGTCACCGCTGCTGGACCAGGAAGGGTTGTTGACGCCGGAGCAGTTCTGGGACGTGGTGAGTACGGCGATCCGCGACTATCAGACCGCGACACCCGAACTGGCGGAGGCGTTCGCGAAGTACGACATCTTCGCGCCGGAGTTCGCATTGTCCTGCCTGAACCGTCTCCAACTACGCAACAACCAGCAAATGGTCGACCTCACCGACGTCGCCGGTTCGCTCCAGTTCGTCGGCACGCTGGAGAACCCGCTGCACTTGGGATAG
- a CDS encoding ATP-dependent helicase: MVSRQGSRYRLVRAAGRSAEAPVLDADQQAVVDHPGGPLLVLAGPGTGKTTTLVEAVVDRVRNRGLSPDEVLVLTFGRKAATELRDRITGRLGRTTRVMPSMTFHSFCYALLRRFTPADAFDVPLRLPSGPEQSLRLSEALSGSREVGAVRWPTSLHPALKTRGFTDEVQAVIGKARQLGLDPEDLSAIGRSAERSEWVAVGDFFEEYLQVLDAEQVLDYSELIHRAVILAQQPQVQDKLRAEFKAVFVDEYQDTDPGQTKLLQAIAGDGRDLVVVGDPDQAIYTFRGADVRGLLRFTEEFPARGGGEAAQIALGTTRRFGSTLQRVSRNVVNRLGVPGTLDRDTFDRFRNPDASSCVYGPGKVEANLYSTSGAELEHIADLLRRAHVQDGVGWHEMAVLVRSGSRSIPPLRRALAAAGIPVDVAGDELPLSREPAVRPMLLALRAVADPETLTVEVVRALALSPLGAMDAGQLRRLARVLRRRDRDAAGGQRLPRSSDELLREALLNPLLLDEEASPAEARFAALGERLLKARNIVTAGAAPDEVMWSLWAESPWLRRLRGQAHSGGEPARAANRDLDSLCALFDAAGRAEEQVGFKGVSAFLAELESLDIAADNRFDGTYREAGVQLMTAHRSKGLQWRLVVVASVQEGQWPDLRRRGSLLEPDRLGTDGLIDPLSAGALLAEERRLFYVAITRARERLIVTAVQAPEADGDQPSRFLAELDIPLKLVAGRPRRPLSLPGLVADLRCVLADPASSPALKRVAADRLAALADAVDDRDQALVPTADPSRWWGVRERTQSVRPIADPELPVPLSGSALTTIVDCPLRWFLTRRAGGETPSTSAIGFGMVLHTLADAVATGTLPPSVDELNGWLDKVWTQLEFESAWISDRERGEAEQALRRFVAWHQGRPDRKLVGSEVDFDVLLPDEENPAVRVKGRMDRVEQDPEGTIRVVDLKTGRTIPTKPALARHVQLAIYQRAINSRQLKKLGEEATAGGAELVQLRHDDNGGFPKVQHQGPPEADEDGRTWLDDAVDDAETMIRTENLTAQRNDGCSRCEARALCPIQPEGREIV; this comes from the coding sequence ATGGTCAGCAGACAGGGCTCCCGATACCGCTTGGTCCGGGCAGCAGGGCGCAGCGCGGAGGCCCCTGTCCTGGATGCCGATCAGCAGGCCGTCGTCGATCATCCCGGCGGCCCGCTGCTTGTCCTGGCGGGGCCGGGAACGGGTAAGACGACGACCTTGGTGGAGGCCGTCGTCGACCGCGTCCGGAACCGTGGCCTGAGCCCCGACGAGGTGCTCGTGCTGACGTTCGGGCGCAAGGCGGCGACCGAGCTACGCGACCGCATCACCGGCCGGCTCGGGCGGACGACCCGGGTGATGCCATCCATGACCTTCCATTCCTTTTGTTACGCGTTGCTGCGCCGCTTCACCCCGGCCGACGCGTTCGACGTACCACTGCGTCTGCCCTCCGGCCCCGAGCAGTCGCTGCGGTTGAGCGAGGCACTCTCGGGCAGCCGCGAGGTCGGCGCGGTGCGCTGGCCGACGAGTCTGCATCCGGCGTTGAAGACGCGCGGCTTCACCGACGAGGTCCAGGCGGTGATCGGCAAGGCACGGCAGCTCGGGCTGGACCCGGAGGACCTGTCCGCGATCGGGAGGTCGGCGGAGCGCTCCGAGTGGGTGGCGGTCGGCGACTTCTTCGAGGAGTACCTGCAGGTTCTCGACGCCGAGCAGGTGCTGGACTACTCCGAGCTGATCCACCGTGCGGTGATCCTCGCCCAGCAGCCCCAGGTGCAGGACAAGCTGCGGGCCGAGTTCAAAGCGGTGTTCGTCGACGAGTACCAGGACACCGATCCGGGGCAGACCAAACTTCTCCAGGCGATCGCGGGCGACGGGCGCGACCTGGTGGTCGTCGGCGATCCGGATCAGGCGATCTACACCTTCCGTGGCGCCGACGTACGCGGCCTGCTGCGGTTCACGGAGGAGTTCCCGGCGCGCGGCGGTGGCGAGGCGGCGCAGATCGCGTTGGGTACGACCCGCCGCTTCGGATCCACCTTGCAGCGGGTCTCCCGCAACGTCGTGAACCGCCTCGGCGTGCCGGGCACGCTGGACCGCGACACCTTCGACCGCTTCCGGAACCCGGACGCCTCGAGCTGCGTGTACGGCCCCGGAAAAGTCGAAGCGAACCTGTACTCGACCAGTGGCGCCGAGCTGGAACACATCGCCGACCTGCTCCGGCGCGCGCACGTCCAGGACGGCGTCGGGTGGCACGAGATGGCCGTGCTGGTCCGTTCCGGCAGCCGATCGATCCCACCCCTGCGCCGGGCGCTGGCCGCGGCCGGTATCCCGGTGGATGTCGCGGGCGACGAGTTGCCCCTGTCACGTGAGCCGGCCGTACGCCCGATGTTGCTGGCGTTGCGCGCGGTCGCCGATCCGGAAACGCTGACGGTTGAGGTCGTACGCGCCTTGGCGTTGTCGCCGTTGGGTGCGATGGACGCGGGGCAGCTGCGCCGGCTCGCGCGTGTGCTGCGGCGACGCGATCGGGATGCGGCAGGCGGCCAGCGGTTGCCCCGGTCGTCGGACGAGCTGCTGCGTGAAGCGCTGCTGAATCCCTTGCTCCTCGACGAGGAGGCATCGCCGGCCGAGGCACGGTTCGCCGCGCTCGGCGAACGGTTGCTCAAGGCAAGGAACATCGTGACCGCGGGCGCGGCGCCGGACGAGGTGATGTGGTCGCTCTGGGCGGAGTCGCCGTGGTTGCGGCGGTTGCGCGGCCAGGCGCACTCCGGCGGCGAGCCGGCCCGCGCCGCGAACCGGGACCTCGACTCGTTGTGCGCACTGTTCGACGCGGCCGGGCGGGCCGAGGAGCAGGTCGGGTTCAAGGGCGTGTCGGCGTTCCTGGCCGAGCTGGAGTCGCTGGACATCGCGGCGGACAACCGGTTCGACGGTACGTACCGCGAGGCCGGCGTGCAGCTGATGACCGCGCACCGGTCGAAGGGCCTGCAGTGGCGACTCGTCGTGGTGGCGTCGGTCCAGGAAGGTCAGTGGCCCGACCTGCGGCGCCGCGGTTCACTGCTGGAGCCGGACCGGTTGGGTACGGACGGGCTGATCGATCCGTTGTCGGCCGGCGCGCTACTGGCCGAGGAGAGACGGCTGTTCTACGTCGCGATCACCCGCGCCCGGGAGCGGTTGATCGTGACGGCGGTGCAGGCGCCCGAAGCCGATGGCGACCAACCGTCCCGATTCCTTGCCGAGCTGGACATTCCTTTGAAACTGGTCGCCGGAAGACCGCGACGGCCGTTGTCGCTGCCCGGCCTGGTCGCGGACCTGCGTTGCGTACTCGCGGATCCGGCTTCGTCGCCGGCGTTGAAGCGCGTCGCGGCGGATCGGCTGGCCGCGCTGGCGGATGCGGTCGACGACCGTGACCAGGCGCTGGTGCCGACGGCTGATCCCTCGCGCTGGTGGGGCGTACGGGAACGAACCCAGTCGGTGCGGCCGATCGCGGACCCGGAGCTGCCGGTGCCGTTGTCGGGAAGCGCGCTGACGACGATCGTGGACTGTCCGCTGCGATGGTTCCTGACCAGGCGGGCCGGCGGCGAGACACCGAGTACGTCGGCGATCGGTTTCGGGATGGTGCTGCACACGCTGGCCGACGCGGTCGCGACCGGGACACTGCCGCCGTCGGTCGACGAGCTGAACGGCTGGCTGGACAAGGTGTGGACGCAGCTCGAGTTCGAGTCGGCGTGGATCTCGGACCGGGAGCGTGGCGAGGCGGAGCAGGCGCTGCGGCGGTTCGTCGCCTGGCACCAAGGGCGCCCGGACCGGAAGCTGGTGGGCAGCGAGGTCGACTTCGACGTGCTGCTGCCGGACGAGGAGAATCCCGCGGTCCGGGTCAAGGGCCGGATGGACCGGGTCGAGCAGGACCCGGAAGGGACGATCCGGGTCGTCGACCTGAAGACCGGGCGGACGATCCCGACCAAGCCGGCGCTGGCGCGGCACGTTCAGCTCGCGATCTACCAGCGCGCGATCAACTCCCGTCAGCTGAAGAAGCTCGGCGAGGAGGCGACCGCGGGTGGTGCCGAGCTGGTCCAGCTCCGGCACGACGACAACGGCGGTTTCCCGAAGGTCCAGCACCAAGGCCCGCCGGAGGCCGACGAGGACGGCCGCACCTGGCTGGACGACGCTGTCGACGATGCCGAAACGATGATCCGTACCGAGAACCTCACCGCCCAGCGCAACGACGGCTGCAGTCGTTGCGAAGCGCGTGCGCTCTGCCCCATTCAGCCCGAAGGCCGGGAGATCGTCTGA